The genomic DNA GCGTGACGAGATCGGCATCTGCCGCCAGGGCGAATGCCGCGAGATAGTCATCCGTCCAAAGCTTATGGCTCCGATCGTCTTTCTTGGAGAAGGCGACCCAGAGAGGGACAAGGCGATCTGGCTCATCGCGAAAACTCACTCGTGGGTCTGCCATCAACACCTCGACGAAGTCCCAGGCCTGTCGTCGGGTTAACGCATCGGTTCCGGTCACGGCGGAGTTCGTCGTGTGCCGCAGGAGCGCCATCTGCGTCACGCGGCAAAGCGCGAGCTCACTATCCTGCCGATCGAACCACGCCTTGGTCACAGCATGGTGGACGTGCCGCGCCCAGATTGTGGCCAACCAGACGTTGCTGTCGAGCAGCTTCGTCACGACCTTCTCGACGTCCGACGAACGTAGTCCACGTCCTCATCGGCCTCGATTCGTGCCAGCGTGTCATTCGTGAGCTCAACCTTGGCACCGCGCGGATCGCCGAAGAGGGGAACCTGGGCACGCTCATGTCCACCAGCGCCGCCAGGCTGCCCAAGTAGTGACTCGACGGCCCGCGTCACCAAGGTCTTCAGTGACTCTCCCTGCGAGGCTGCTCGCGCTTTCGCGGCACGGAAGAGGTCGTTGGGCAGGTCGATCGTTGTGCGCATAAATACATAAAAGCATGCCCAGCCACTCACGTCAAGCTATGCTCGCTCATCTACCATGAGGCGCGAGCCAGGAAGACATCCCATGCCCGTTAGTGGAGACGACAGTAGTTGATGCCCAGGACCCACGCAACGCCGGTCCTGTGACCGATCGCGGCGACCTGTCCAAGGGGCCGCGAGAAGGGATTTCGACACGAGCTCGTTAGCCCTTGTCGTCCTTCACGAGGCGTGCGAAGACCGGACGCAGACGTTGGGCGGTCTCCGACAACGATTCGGGCAGAACACGGGCGGTGCCGA from Luteitalea sp. includes the following:
- a CDS encoding PIN domain-containing protein, whose product is MLDSNVWLATIWARHVHHAVTKAWFDRQDSELALCRVTQMALLRHTTNSAVTGTDALTRRQAWDFVEVLMADPRVSFRDEPDRLVPLWVAFSKKDDRSHKLWTDDYLAAFALAADADLVTLDEGFQDRYPSVRVTLLTASSPEPPR